The following coding sequences are from one Canis lupus baileyi chromosome 23, mCanLup2.hap1, whole genome shotgun sequence window:
- the SLCO2B1 gene encoding solute carrier organic anion transporter family member 2B1 isoform X1, with protein MLMKTVDLQGQVNTDGPVGEEAQMPDKDTKAMMSVEDTPGGKACPNPQDLRPSVFYSIKFFVLCHSLLQLAQLMISGYLKSSISTVEKRFGLSSQTSGLLAAFNEVGNTALIVFVSYFGSRVHRPRLIGYGAVVVALAGLLMSLPHFISEPYRYDHTSPVDMPQDYEASLCQPTTLVPAPTPAPSNSSCSSNTEAQHLAVVGIMFMAQTLLGVGSVPIQPFGISYIDDFAHNSNSPLYLGILFAITMMGPGMAYGLGGLMLRLYVDIDRMPEGGIRLTSKDPRWVGAWWLGFLISAAAVALAAIPYFFFPKEMPKEKHELRFRRRVLAASASTVSKGEDSPSEKSPGASQEKHDGLAQIAPDLTVIQFIKVFPRVLLRTLRHPIFLLVVLSQVCTSSMVAGMATFLPKFLERQFSVTASYANLLIGSLTIPSAIMGIVLGGVLVKRLHLGPMRCGILCLLGALSCLLLSLPLFFMGCPTHQIAGITRQPGNLPGPELFPACSEPCSCPLDDFNPVCDPRAHVEYLTPCQAGCTSLVAQEALDKSQVFYTNCSCVAGGGPVSAGSCDSACSHLVLPFMFLVSLGAALASLTHTPSFMLILRGVKKEDKTLAVGIQFMLLRVLAWMPSPVIHGSAIDTTCVHWAQSCGRRAVCRYYDHDLLRNRFVGLQFFFKTGSLACFALILAILRQQVKEEGTQVTVSTSGPQQQLLASGSGKKPEESSV; from the exons atgctaaTGAAGACAGTGGACCTGCAAGGCCAAGTTAATACAGACG GGCCAGTGGGTGAGGAGGCCCAGATGCCAGACAAGGACACCAAGGCCATGATGAGTGTGGAAGACACACCTGGAGGCAAAGCCTGCCCAAACCCTCAGGACTTGCGGCCAAGTGTGTTCTACAGCATCAAG ttCTTCGTCCTGTGCCACAGCCTGCTGCAGCTCGCACAGCTCATGATCTCCGGCTACCTCAAGAGCTCCATCTCCACAGTGGAGAAGCGCTTCGGTCTCTCCAGTCAGACCTCAGGGCTGCTGGCTGCCTTCAATGAG GTGGGGAACACAGCCTTGATTGTGTTTGTGAGCTACTTTGGCAGCCGGGTACACCGGCCCCGACTGATCGGCTATGGGGCTGTCGTTGTGGCCCTGGCAGGCCTGCTCATGAGTCTCCCACACTTCATCTCGGAGCCATACCGCTACGACCATACTAGCCCCG TAGACATGCCACAGGATTATGAGGCTTCTCTGTGCCAGCCCACAACCTTGGTCccagccccaaccccagccccctccAACAGCAGCTGCTCAAGCAACACGGAGGCCCAGCATCTGGCTGTGGTGGGGATCATGTTCATGGCACAGACCCTGCTTGGTGTGGGCAGTGTGCCCATTCAGCCCTTTGGCATCTCCTACATCGATGACTTTGCCCACAACAGCAACTCGCCTCTCTACCTTG GGATCCTATTTGCAATAACCATGATGGGCCCAGGCATGGCCTATGGACTGGGCGGCCTCATGCTGCGCCTTTATGTAGACATCGACCGGATGCCAGAAG GTGGTATCAGGCTGACCTCAAAGGACCCCCGATGGGTGGGTGCCTGGTGGCTGGGCTTCCTCATCTCTGCTGCTGCAGTGGCCCTGGCCGCCATCCCCTACTTCTTCTTCCCCAAGGAGATGCCCAAGGAGAAGCATGAGCTCCGCTTTCGGCGAAGGGTCTTGGCAGCCTCAGCCTCAACGGTCAGCAAG GGTGAAGATTCTCCCTCTGAGAAGAGCCCGGGGGCATCCCAAGAGAAGCACGATGGCCTTGCCCAGATTGCACCAGACCTCACAGTGATCCAATTCATCAAAG TGTTCCCCAGGGTGCTGCTGCGGACCCTGCGCCACCCCATCTTCCTGCTGGTGGTCCTGTCCCAGGTGTGCACGTCGTCCATGGTGGCAGGCATGGCCACTTTCCTGCCCAAGTTCCTGGAGCGCCAGTTTTCCGTCACAGCGTCCTACGCCAACCTGCTCATAGGCTCCCTCACCATCCCTTCGGCCATCATGGGCATCGTGCTGGGGGGCGTCCTGGTCAAGCGCCTCCACCTGGGCCCCATGCGGTGTGGCATCCTTTGCCTGCTGGGGGCGCTGTCCTGCCTACTTCTCAGCCTGCCCCTCTTCTTCATGGGCTGCCCTACTCACCAGATCGCAGGCATCACCCGGCAGCCTGG CAACCTGCCTGGACCGGAGCTGTTTCCAGCCTGCTCAGAGCCTTGCTCCTGCCCATTGGATGACTTTAATCCTGTCTGTGACCCTAGAGCCCATGTGGAATACCTCACACCCTGCCAGGCAGGCTGCACAAGTCTGGTGGCCCAGGAAGCTCTGGACAAAAGCCAG GTTTTCTACACCAATTGCAGCTGCGTAGCGGGGGGCGGACCCGTGTCAGCGGGCTCCTGTGACTCAGCCTGCAGCCACCTGGTGCTGCCCTTCATGTTCCTGGTCAGCCTGGGTGCCGCCCTGGCCAGTCTCACCCACACACCTTCCTTCATGCTCATCCTAAG GGGAGTGAAGAAAGAAGACAAGACGCTGGCTGTGGGGATCCAGTTCATGCTCCTGAGAGTTTTGG CCTGGATGCCCAGCCCTGTGATCCACGGCAGTGCCATTGACACGACCTGTGTGCACTGGGCCCAGAGCTGTGGGCGTCGGGCCGTTTGCCGCTACTATGACCACGACTTGCTCCGAAACCG attTGTTGGCCTCCAGTTCTTCTTCAAGACAGGATCCCTGGCCTGCTTTGCCTTGATTTTGGCCATCCTAAGGCAGCAGGTCAAAGAGGAGGGGACCCAGGTGACCGTATCCACCTCTGGCCCACAGCAGCAGCTGTTAGCGTCAGGGTCAGGAAAGAAGCCTGAAGAATCCAGTGTGTGA
- the SLCO2B1 gene encoding solute carrier organic anion transporter family member 2B1 isoform X2 has product MLMKTVDLQGQVNTDGPVGEEAQMPDKDTKAMMSVEDTPGGKACPNPQDLRPSVFYSIKFFVLCHSLLQLAQLMISGYLKSSISTVEKRFGLSSQTSGLLAAFNEVGNTALIVFVSYFGSRVHRPRLIGYGAVVVALAGLLMSLPHFISEPYRYDHTSPDMPQDYEASLCQPTTLVPAPTPAPSNSSCSSNTEAQHLAVVGIMFMAQTLLGVGSVPIQPFGISYIDDFAHNSNSPLYLGILFAITMMGPGMAYGLGGLMLRLYVDIDRMPEGGIRLTSKDPRWVGAWWLGFLISAAAVALAAIPYFFFPKEMPKEKHELRFRRRVLAASASTVSKGEDSPSEKSPGASQEKHDGLAQIAPDLTVIQFIKVFPRVLLRTLRHPIFLLVVLSQVCTSSMVAGMATFLPKFLERQFSVTASYANLLIGSLTIPSAIMGIVLGGVLVKRLHLGPMRCGILCLLGALSCLLLSLPLFFMGCPTHQIAGITRQPGNLPGPELFPACSEPCSCPLDDFNPVCDPRAHVEYLTPCQAGCTSLVAQEALDKSQVFYTNCSCVAGGGPVSAGSCDSACSHLVLPFMFLVSLGAALASLTHTPSFMLILRGVKKEDKTLAVGIQFMLLRVLAWMPSPVIHGSAIDTTCVHWAQSCGRRAVCRYYDHDLLRNRFVGLQFFFKTGSLACFALILAILRQQVKEEGTQVTVSTSGPQQQLLASGSGKKPEESSV; this is encoded by the exons atgctaaTGAAGACAGTGGACCTGCAAGGCCAAGTTAATACAGACG GGCCAGTGGGTGAGGAGGCCCAGATGCCAGACAAGGACACCAAGGCCATGATGAGTGTGGAAGACACACCTGGAGGCAAAGCCTGCCCAAACCCTCAGGACTTGCGGCCAAGTGTGTTCTACAGCATCAAG ttCTTCGTCCTGTGCCACAGCCTGCTGCAGCTCGCACAGCTCATGATCTCCGGCTACCTCAAGAGCTCCATCTCCACAGTGGAGAAGCGCTTCGGTCTCTCCAGTCAGACCTCAGGGCTGCTGGCTGCCTTCAATGAG GTGGGGAACACAGCCTTGATTGTGTTTGTGAGCTACTTTGGCAGCCGGGTACACCGGCCCCGACTGATCGGCTATGGGGCTGTCGTTGTGGCCCTGGCAGGCCTGCTCATGAGTCTCCCACACTTCATCTCGGAGCCATACCGCTACGACCATACTAGCCCCG ACATGCCACAGGATTATGAGGCTTCTCTGTGCCAGCCCACAACCTTGGTCccagccccaaccccagccccctccAACAGCAGCTGCTCAAGCAACACGGAGGCCCAGCATCTGGCTGTGGTGGGGATCATGTTCATGGCACAGACCCTGCTTGGTGTGGGCAGTGTGCCCATTCAGCCCTTTGGCATCTCCTACATCGATGACTTTGCCCACAACAGCAACTCGCCTCTCTACCTTG GGATCCTATTTGCAATAACCATGATGGGCCCAGGCATGGCCTATGGACTGGGCGGCCTCATGCTGCGCCTTTATGTAGACATCGACCGGATGCCAGAAG GTGGTATCAGGCTGACCTCAAAGGACCCCCGATGGGTGGGTGCCTGGTGGCTGGGCTTCCTCATCTCTGCTGCTGCAGTGGCCCTGGCCGCCATCCCCTACTTCTTCTTCCCCAAGGAGATGCCCAAGGAGAAGCATGAGCTCCGCTTTCGGCGAAGGGTCTTGGCAGCCTCAGCCTCAACGGTCAGCAAG GGTGAAGATTCTCCCTCTGAGAAGAGCCCGGGGGCATCCCAAGAGAAGCACGATGGCCTTGCCCAGATTGCACCAGACCTCACAGTGATCCAATTCATCAAAG TGTTCCCCAGGGTGCTGCTGCGGACCCTGCGCCACCCCATCTTCCTGCTGGTGGTCCTGTCCCAGGTGTGCACGTCGTCCATGGTGGCAGGCATGGCCACTTTCCTGCCCAAGTTCCTGGAGCGCCAGTTTTCCGTCACAGCGTCCTACGCCAACCTGCTCATAGGCTCCCTCACCATCCCTTCGGCCATCATGGGCATCGTGCTGGGGGGCGTCCTGGTCAAGCGCCTCCACCTGGGCCCCATGCGGTGTGGCATCCTTTGCCTGCTGGGGGCGCTGTCCTGCCTACTTCTCAGCCTGCCCCTCTTCTTCATGGGCTGCCCTACTCACCAGATCGCAGGCATCACCCGGCAGCCTGG CAACCTGCCTGGACCGGAGCTGTTTCCAGCCTGCTCAGAGCCTTGCTCCTGCCCATTGGATGACTTTAATCCTGTCTGTGACCCTAGAGCCCATGTGGAATACCTCACACCCTGCCAGGCAGGCTGCACAAGTCTGGTGGCCCAGGAAGCTCTGGACAAAAGCCAG GTTTTCTACACCAATTGCAGCTGCGTAGCGGGGGGCGGACCCGTGTCAGCGGGCTCCTGTGACTCAGCCTGCAGCCACCTGGTGCTGCCCTTCATGTTCCTGGTCAGCCTGGGTGCCGCCCTGGCCAGTCTCACCCACACACCTTCCTTCATGCTCATCCTAAG GGGAGTGAAGAAAGAAGACAAGACGCTGGCTGTGGGGATCCAGTTCATGCTCCTGAGAGTTTTGG CCTGGATGCCCAGCCCTGTGATCCACGGCAGTGCCATTGACACGACCTGTGTGCACTGGGCCCAGAGCTGTGGGCGTCGGGCCGTTTGCCGCTACTATGACCACGACTTGCTCCGAAACCG attTGTTGGCCTCCAGTTCTTCTTCAAGACAGGATCCCTGGCCTGCTTTGCCTTGATTTTGGCCATCCTAAGGCAGCAGGTCAAAGAGGAGGGGACCCAGGTGACCGTATCCACCTCTGGCCCACAGCAGCAGCTGTTAGCGTCAGGGTCAGGAAAGAAGCCTGAAGAATCCAGTGTGTGA
- the SLCO2B1 gene encoding solute carrier organic anion transporter family member 2B1 isoform X3, which yields MGPRIGPVGEEAQMPDKDTKAMMSVEDTPGGKACPNPQDLRPSVFYSIKFFVLCHSLLQLAQLMISGYLKSSISTVEKRFGLSSQTSGLLAAFNEVGNTALIVFVSYFGSRVHRPRLIGYGAVVVALAGLLMSLPHFISEPYRYDHTSPVDMPQDYEASLCQPTTLVPAPTPAPSNSSCSSNTEAQHLAVVGIMFMAQTLLGVGSVPIQPFGISYIDDFAHNSNSPLYLGILFAITMMGPGMAYGLGGLMLRLYVDIDRMPEGGIRLTSKDPRWVGAWWLGFLISAAAVALAAIPYFFFPKEMPKEKHELRFRRRVLAASASTVSKGEDSPSEKSPGASQEKHDGLAQIAPDLTVIQFIKVFPRVLLRTLRHPIFLLVVLSQVCTSSMVAGMATFLPKFLERQFSVTASYANLLIGSLTIPSAIMGIVLGGVLVKRLHLGPMRCGILCLLGALSCLLLSLPLFFMGCPTHQIAGITRQPGNLPGPELFPACSEPCSCPLDDFNPVCDPRAHVEYLTPCQAGCTSLVAQEALDKSQVFYTNCSCVAGGGPVSAGSCDSACSHLVLPFMFLVSLGAALASLTHTPSFMLILRGVKKEDKTLAVGIQFMLLRVLAWMPSPVIHGSAIDTTCVHWAQSCGRRAVCRYYDHDLLRNRFVGLQFFFKTGSLACFALILAILRQQVKEEGTQVTVSTSGPQQQLLASGSGKKPEESSV from the exons GGCCAGTGGGTGAGGAGGCCCAGATGCCAGACAAGGACACCAAGGCCATGATGAGTGTGGAAGACACACCTGGAGGCAAAGCCTGCCCAAACCCTCAGGACTTGCGGCCAAGTGTGTTCTACAGCATCAAG ttCTTCGTCCTGTGCCACAGCCTGCTGCAGCTCGCACAGCTCATGATCTCCGGCTACCTCAAGAGCTCCATCTCCACAGTGGAGAAGCGCTTCGGTCTCTCCAGTCAGACCTCAGGGCTGCTGGCTGCCTTCAATGAG GTGGGGAACACAGCCTTGATTGTGTTTGTGAGCTACTTTGGCAGCCGGGTACACCGGCCCCGACTGATCGGCTATGGGGCTGTCGTTGTGGCCCTGGCAGGCCTGCTCATGAGTCTCCCACACTTCATCTCGGAGCCATACCGCTACGACCATACTAGCCCCG TAGACATGCCACAGGATTATGAGGCTTCTCTGTGCCAGCCCACAACCTTGGTCccagccccaaccccagccccctccAACAGCAGCTGCTCAAGCAACACGGAGGCCCAGCATCTGGCTGTGGTGGGGATCATGTTCATGGCACAGACCCTGCTTGGTGTGGGCAGTGTGCCCATTCAGCCCTTTGGCATCTCCTACATCGATGACTTTGCCCACAACAGCAACTCGCCTCTCTACCTTG GGATCCTATTTGCAATAACCATGATGGGCCCAGGCATGGCCTATGGACTGGGCGGCCTCATGCTGCGCCTTTATGTAGACATCGACCGGATGCCAGAAG GTGGTATCAGGCTGACCTCAAAGGACCCCCGATGGGTGGGTGCCTGGTGGCTGGGCTTCCTCATCTCTGCTGCTGCAGTGGCCCTGGCCGCCATCCCCTACTTCTTCTTCCCCAAGGAGATGCCCAAGGAGAAGCATGAGCTCCGCTTTCGGCGAAGGGTCTTGGCAGCCTCAGCCTCAACGGTCAGCAAG GGTGAAGATTCTCCCTCTGAGAAGAGCCCGGGGGCATCCCAAGAGAAGCACGATGGCCTTGCCCAGATTGCACCAGACCTCACAGTGATCCAATTCATCAAAG TGTTCCCCAGGGTGCTGCTGCGGACCCTGCGCCACCCCATCTTCCTGCTGGTGGTCCTGTCCCAGGTGTGCACGTCGTCCATGGTGGCAGGCATGGCCACTTTCCTGCCCAAGTTCCTGGAGCGCCAGTTTTCCGTCACAGCGTCCTACGCCAACCTGCTCATAGGCTCCCTCACCATCCCTTCGGCCATCATGGGCATCGTGCTGGGGGGCGTCCTGGTCAAGCGCCTCCACCTGGGCCCCATGCGGTGTGGCATCCTTTGCCTGCTGGGGGCGCTGTCCTGCCTACTTCTCAGCCTGCCCCTCTTCTTCATGGGCTGCCCTACTCACCAGATCGCAGGCATCACCCGGCAGCCTGG CAACCTGCCTGGACCGGAGCTGTTTCCAGCCTGCTCAGAGCCTTGCTCCTGCCCATTGGATGACTTTAATCCTGTCTGTGACCCTAGAGCCCATGTGGAATACCTCACACCCTGCCAGGCAGGCTGCACAAGTCTGGTGGCCCAGGAAGCTCTGGACAAAAGCCAG GTTTTCTACACCAATTGCAGCTGCGTAGCGGGGGGCGGACCCGTGTCAGCGGGCTCCTGTGACTCAGCCTGCAGCCACCTGGTGCTGCCCTTCATGTTCCTGGTCAGCCTGGGTGCCGCCCTGGCCAGTCTCACCCACACACCTTCCTTCATGCTCATCCTAAG GGGAGTGAAGAAAGAAGACAAGACGCTGGCTGTGGGGATCCAGTTCATGCTCCTGAGAGTTTTGG CCTGGATGCCCAGCCCTGTGATCCACGGCAGTGCCATTGACACGACCTGTGTGCACTGGGCCCAGAGCTGTGGGCGTCGGGCCGTTTGCCGCTACTATGACCACGACTTGCTCCGAAACCG attTGTTGGCCTCCAGTTCTTCTTCAAGACAGGATCCCTGGCCTGCTTTGCCTTGATTTTGGCCATCCTAAGGCAGCAGGTCAAAGAGGAGGGGACCCAGGTGACCGTATCCACCTCTGGCCCACAGCAGCAGCTGTTAGCGTCAGGGTCAGGAAAGAAGCCTGAAGAATCCAGTGTGTGA
- the SLCO2B1 gene encoding solute carrier organic anion transporter family member 2B1 isoform X4, producing the protein MGPRIGPVGEEAQMPDKDTKAMMSVEDTPGGKACPNPQDLRPSVFYSIKFFVLCHSLLQLAQLMISGYLKSSISTVEKRFGLSSQTSGLLAAFNEVGNTALIVFVSYFGSRVHRPRLIGYGAVVVALAGLLMSLPHFISEPYRYDHTSPDMPQDYEASLCQPTTLVPAPTPAPSNSSCSSNTEAQHLAVVGIMFMAQTLLGVGSVPIQPFGISYIDDFAHNSNSPLYLGILFAITMMGPGMAYGLGGLMLRLYVDIDRMPEGGIRLTSKDPRWVGAWWLGFLISAAAVALAAIPYFFFPKEMPKEKHELRFRRRVLAASASTVSKGEDSPSEKSPGASQEKHDGLAQIAPDLTVIQFIKVFPRVLLRTLRHPIFLLVVLSQVCTSSMVAGMATFLPKFLERQFSVTASYANLLIGSLTIPSAIMGIVLGGVLVKRLHLGPMRCGILCLLGALSCLLLSLPLFFMGCPTHQIAGITRQPGNLPGPELFPACSEPCSCPLDDFNPVCDPRAHVEYLTPCQAGCTSLVAQEALDKSQVFYTNCSCVAGGGPVSAGSCDSACSHLVLPFMFLVSLGAALASLTHTPSFMLILRGVKKEDKTLAVGIQFMLLRVLAWMPSPVIHGSAIDTTCVHWAQSCGRRAVCRYYDHDLLRNRFVGLQFFFKTGSLACFALILAILRQQVKEEGTQVTVSTSGPQQQLLASGSGKKPEESSV; encoded by the exons GGCCAGTGGGTGAGGAGGCCCAGATGCCAGACAAGGACACCAAGGCCATGATGAGTGTGGAAGACACACCTGGAGGCAAAGCCTGCCCAAACCCTCAGGACTTGCGGCCAAGTGTGTTCTACAGCATCAAG ttCTTCGTCCTGTGCCACAGCCTGCTGCAGCTCGCACAGCTCATGATCTCCGGCTACCTCAAGAGCTCCATCTCCACAGTGGAGAAGCGCTTCGGTCTCTCCAGTCAGACCTCAGGGCTGCTGGCTGCCTTCAATGAG GTGGGGAACACAGCCTTGATTGTGTTTGTGAGCTACTTTGGCAGCCGGGTACACCGGCCCCGACTGATCGGCTATGGGGCTGTCGTTGTGGCCCTGGCAGGCCTGCTCATGAGTCTCCCACACTTCATCTCGGAGCCATACCGCTACGACCATACTAGCCCCG ACATGCCACAGGATTATGAGGCTTCTCTGTGCCAGCCCACAACCTTGGTCccagccccaaccccagccccctccAACAGCAGCTGCTCAAGCAACACGGAGGCCCAGCATCTGGCTGTGGTGGGGATCATGTTCATGGCACAGACCCTGCTTGGTGTGGGCAGTGTGCCCATTCAGCCCTTTGGCATCTCCTACATCGATGACTTTGCCCACAACAGCAACTCGCCTCTCTACCTTG GGATCCTATTTGCAATAACCATGATGGGCCCAGGCATGGCCTATGGACTGGGCGGCCTCATGCTGCGCCTTTATGTAGACATCGACCGGATGCCAGAAG GTGGTATCAGGCTGACCTCAAAGGACCCCCGATGGGTGGGTGCCTGGTGGCTGGGCTTCCTCATCTCTGCTGCTGCAGTGGCCCTGGCCGCCATCCCCTACTTCTTCTTCCCCAAGGAGATGCCCAAGGAGAAGCATGAGCTCCGCTTTCGGCGAAGGGTCTTGGCAGCCTCAGCCTCAACGGTCAGCAAG GGTGAAGATTCTCCCTCTGAGAAGAGCCCGGGGGCATCCCAAGAGAAGCACGATGGCCTTGCCCAGATTGCACCAGACCTCACAGTGATCCAATTCATCAAAG TGTTCCCCAGGGTGCTGCTGCGGACCCTGCGCCACCCCATCTTCCTGCTGGTGGTCCTGTCCCAGGTGTGCACGTCGTCCATGGTGGCAGGCATGGCCACTTTCCTGCCCAAGTTCCTGGAGCGCCAGTTTTCCGTCACAGCGTCCTACGCCAACCTGCTCATAGGCTCCCTCACCATCCCTTCGGCCATCATGGGCATCGTGCTGGGGGGCGTCCTGGTCAAGCGCCTCCACCTGGGCCCCATGCGGTGTGGCATCCTTTGCCTGCTGGGGGCGCTGTCCTGCCTACTTCTCAGCCTGCCCCTCTTCTTCATGGGCTGCCCTACTCACCAGATCGCAGGCATCACCCGGCAGCCTGG CAACCTGCCTGGACCGGAGCTGTTTCCAGCCTGCTCAGAGCCTTGCTCCTGCCCATTGGATGACTTTAATCCTGTCTGTGACCCTAGAGCCCATGTGGAATACCTCACACCCTGCCAGGCAGGCTGCACAAGTCTGGTGGCCCAGGAAGCTCTGGACAAAAGCCAG GTTTTCTACACCAATTGCAGCTGCGTAGCGGGGGGCGGACCCGTGTCAGCGGGCTCCTGTGACTCAGCCTGCAGCCACCTGGTGCTGCCCTTCATGTTCCTGGTCAGCCTGGGTGCCGCCCTGGCCAGTCTCACCCACACACCTTCCTTCATGCTCATCCTAAG GGGAGTGAAGAAAGAAGACAAGACGCTGGCTGTGGGGATCCAGTTCATGCTCCTGAGAGTTTTGG CCTGGATGCCCAGCCCTGTGATCCACGGCAGTGCCATTGACACGACCTGTGTGCACTGGGCCCAGAGCTGTGGGCGTCGGGCCGTTTGCCGCTACTATGACCACGACTTGCTCCGAAACCG attTGTTGGCCTCCAGTTCTTCTTCAAGACAGGATCCCTGGCCTGCTTTGCCTTGATTTTGGCCATCCTAAGGCAGCAGGTCAAAGAGGAGGGGACCCAGGTGACCGTATCCACCTCTGGCCCACAGCAGCAGCTGTTAGCGTCAGGGTCAGGAAAGAAGCCTGAAGAATCCAGTGTGTGA
- the SLCO2B1 gene encoding solute carrier organic anion transporter family member 2B1 isoform X5 encodes MPDKDTKAMMSVEDTPGGKACPNPQDLRPSVFYSIKFFVLCHSLLQLAQLMISGYLKSSISTVEKRFGLSSQTSGLLAAFNEVGNTALIVFVSYFGSRVHRPRLIGYGAVVVALAGLLMSLPHFISEPYRYDHTSPVDMPQDYEASLCQPTTLVPAPTPAPSNSSCSSNTEAQHLAVVGIMFMAQTLLGVGSVPIQPFGISYIDDFAHNSNSPLYLGILFAITMMGPGMAYGLGGLMLRLYVDIDRMPEGGIRLTSKDPRWVGAWWLGFLISAAAVALAAIPYFFFPKEMPKEKHELRFRRRVLAASASTVSKGEDSPSEKSPGASQEKHDGLAQIAPDLTVIQFIKVFPRVLLRTLRHPIFLLVVLSQVCTSSMVAGMATFLPKFLERQFSVTASYANLLIGSLTIPSAIMGIVLGGVLVKRLHLGPMRCGILCLLGALSCLLLSLPLFFMGCPTHQIAGITRQPGNLPGPELFPACSEPCSCPLDDFNPVCDPRAHVEYLTPCQAGCTSLVAQEALDKSQVFYTNCSCVAGGGPVSAGSCDSACSHLVLPFMFLVSLGAALASLTHTPSFMLILRGVKKEDKTLAVGIQFMLLRVLAWMPSPVIHGSAIDTTCVHWAQSCGRRAVCRYYDHDLLRNRFVGLQFFFKTGSLACFALILAILRQQVKEEGTQVTVSTSGPQQQLLASGSGKKPEESSV; translated from the exons ATGCCAGACAAGGACACCAAGGCCATGATGAGTGTGGAAGACACACCTGGAGGCAAAGCCTGCCCAAACCCTCAGGACTTGCGGCCAAGTGTGTTCTACAGCATCAAG ttCTTCGTCCTGTGCCACAGCCTGCTGCAGCTCGCACAGCTCATGATCTCCGGCTACCTCAAGAGCTCCATCTCCACAGTGGAGAAGCGCTTCGGTCTCTCCAGTCAGACCTCAGGGCTGCTGGCTGCCTTCAATGAG GTGGGGAACACAGCCTTGATTGTGTTTGTGAGCTACTTTGGCAGCCGGGTACACCGGCCCCGACTGATCGGCTATGGGGCTGTCGTTGTGGCCCTGGCAGGCCTGCTCATGAGTCTCCCACACTTCATCTCGGAGCCATACCGCTACGACCATACTAGCCCCG TAGACATGCCACAGGATTATGAGGCTTCTCTGTGCCAGCCCACAACCTTGGTCccagccccaaccccagccccctccAACAGCAGCTGCTCAAGCAACACGGAGGCCCAGCATCTGGCTGTGGTGGGGATCATGTTCATGGCACAGACCCTGCTTGGTGTGGGCAGTGTGCCCATTCAGCCCTTTGGCATCTCCTACATCGATGACTTTGCCCACAACAGCAACTCGCCTCTCTACCTTG GGATCCTATTTGCAATAACCATGATGGGCCCAGGCATGGCCTATGGACTGGGCGGCCTCATGCTGCGCCTTTATGTAGACATCGACCGGATGCCAGAAG GTGGTATCAGGCTGACCTCAAAGGACCCCCGATGGGTGGGTGCCTGGTGGCTGGGCTTCCTCATCTCTGCTGCTGCAGTGGCCCTGGCCGCCATCCCCTACTTCTTCTTCCCCAAGGAGATGCCCAAGGAGAAGCATGAGCTCCGCTTTCGGCGAAGGGTCTTGGCAGCCTCAGCCTCAACGGTCAGCAAG GGTGAAGATTCTCCCTCTGAGAAGAGCCCGGGGGCATCCCAAGAGAAGCACGATGGCCTTGCCCAGATTGCACCAGACCTCACAGTGATCCAATTCATCAAAG TGTTCCCCAGGGTGCTGCTGCGGACCCTGCGCCACCCCATCTTCCTGCTGGTGGTCCTGTCCCAGGTGTGCACGTCGTCCATGGTGGCAGGCATGGCCACTTTCCTGCCCAAGTTCCTGGAGCGCCAGTTTTCCGTCACAGCGTCCTACGCCAACCTGCTCATAGGCTCCCTCACCATCCCTTCGGCCATCATGGGCATCGTGCTGGGGGGCGTCCTGGTCAAGCGCCTCCACCTGGGCCCCATGCGGTGTGGCATCCTTTGCCTGCTGGGGGCGCTGTCCTGCCTACTTCTCAGCCTGCCCCTCTTCTTCATGGGCTGCCCTACTCACCAGATCGCAGGCATCACCCGGCAGCCTGG CAACCTGCCTGGACCGGAGCTGTTTCCAGCCTGCTCAGAGCCTTGCTCCTGCCCATTGGATGACTTTAATCCTGTCTGTGACCCTAGAGCCCATGTGGAATACCTCACACCCTGCCAGGCAGGCTGCACAAGTCTGGTGGCCCAGGAAGCTCTGGACAAAAGCCAG GTTTTCTACACCAATTGCAGCTGCGTAGCGGGGGGCGGACCCGTGTCAGCGGGCTCCTGTGACTCAGCCTGCAGCCACCTGGTGCTGCCCTTCATGTTCCTGGTCAGCCTGGGTGCCGCCCTGGCCAGTCTCACCCACACACCTTCCTTCATGCTCATCCTAAG GGGAGTGAAGAAAGAAGACAAGACGCTGGCTGTGGGGATCCAGTTCATGCTCCTGAGAGTTTTGG CCTGGATGCCCAGCCCTGTGATCCACGGCAGTGCCATTGACACGACCTGTGTGCACTGGGCCCAGAGCTGTGGGCGTCGGGCCGTTTGCCGCTACTATGACCACGACTTGCTCCGAAACCG attTGTTGGCCTCCAGTTCTTCTTCAAGACAGGATCCCTGGCCTGCTTTGCCTTGATTTTGGCCATCCTAAGGCAGCAGGTCAAAGAGGAGGGGACCCAGGTGACCGTATCCACCTCTGGCCCACAGCAGCAGCTGTTAGCGTCAGGGTCAGGAAAGAAGCCTGAAGAATCCAGTGTGTGA